Proteins found in one Solitalea lacus genomic segment:
- the infB gene encoding translation initiation factor IF-2, which translates to MSEDKQYQLFKVAKELNIGLNTAVDHLNKKGYKVDAKPTTKINDEMYAILQKEFQLGKIIKEEAKHIHVGKVRRDEVSIDESLLEKVKVKEEEPEEILIKNVSLNAPVVEKPKVEAQEEPKPEQESAPSAPAITPVSGSEEIPGVKVVGKIDLDALNPKKKIHKEEPAAVEPQVVAEEKMEKPQVVAQEPVKPVEENVKQEAPAAKVEKEEPVASSIAEEEKPVVVKAEIQHEESITPHVEEPSSQETIKEDDVIRARAQRLSGPNIIGKIQLPVERKGQPVASSSDSDRHKRKRKRKDIQPGAGNAPQGGQQGQGGQGQGQGHGGQRQGQGQGGQRPGQGQGHGGQRPGQGQGGQRQGQGQGGQRQGQGGERRFENRPGHQRPDSRGAHARPEKEEVDEKKVQEQIKQTLAKLTGAGKQNKFAAGRKHRRQKRDDYAQSREEQMMQDELESKILKVTEFVTANELANMMDVPVTKVIATCMSLGMFVSINQRLDAETLTIVADEFGYSVEFVSADVQEEIEEDVDDPADLVGRSPIVTVMGHVDHGKTSLLDFIRKANVIAGEAGGITQHIGAYEVKLESGKKITFLDTPGHEAFTAMRARGANVTDIAIIVIAADDAVMPQTREAINHAMAANVPIVFAFNKIDREGANPDRIREQLSAMNILVEEWGGKYQTQEISAKKGLNIDLLLEKVLLEAEMLDLKANPNRRAVGTVIEAALDKGRGIVTTVLIQTGTLNVGDPILAGSHSGRVKAMFNETGAKISKAGPSTPVLVLGMQGAPQAGDKFIEAKTEQEAKEIANKRTQLMREQGLRTQKHITLDEIGRRLAIGNFKELNIIVKGDVDGSVEALSDSLLKLSTEEIQVNIIHKSVGQISDSDVLLASASDAIIIGFQVRPSASARKLAEQEQIDIRMYSVIYKAIEEIKAAMEGMLSPEIEEKIVANVEIRETFKISKVGTIAGCMVLDGKIHRNNKIRIVRDGVVVHNGELDSLKRFKDDVKEVATGYECGLNIKGFNDIKVGDIVEAYEEVEVKRKL; encoded by the coding sequence ATGTCAGAAGACAAACAATATCAATTATTTAAAGTAGCCAAGGAACTGAACATCGGTTTGAATACAGCCGTTGATCACCTGAATAAGAAAGGGTATAAAGTGGATGCAAAGCCAACCACTAAGATCAACGATGAAATGTATGCAATATTGCAAAAGGAGTTTCAGCTTGGTAAAATTATTAAGGAAGAGGCGAAGCACATTCACGTGGGAAAGGTACGTCGTGATGAAGTATCGATAGATGAATCATTGCTTGAAAAGGTGAAGGTAAAAGAAGAAGAGCCTGAAGAAATTCTAATTAAGAATGTTTCATTGAATGCCCCGGTAGTTGAAAAGCCTAAAGTAGAAGCTCAGGAAGAGCCAAAACCTGAGCAAGAATCAGCACCGTCAGCACCTGCAATTACCCCAGTTTCAGGTTCTGAAGAGATTCCGGGAGTTAAGGTGGTAGGTAAAATTGATTTGGATGCATTAAATCCAAAGAAAAAGATTCATAAAGAAGAGCCTGCAGCTGTTGAGCCTCAGGTAGTTGCTGAAGAAAAAATGGAGAAACCTCAGGTAGTTGCTCAAGAGCCGGTTAAACCTGTTGAAGAGAATGTAAAACAGGAAGCCCCAGCTGCTAAGGTTGAAAAAGAAGAGCCTGTAGCAAGTTCAATTGCTGAAGAAGAAAAACCGGTTGTTGTAAAAGCTGAAATTCAGCATGAAGAAAGTATTACTCCTCATGTTGAAGAACCTTCAAGTCAGGAAACAATTAAAGAAGATGATGTAATTCGTGCCAGAGCTCAACGATTGAGCGGTCCGAATATCATTGGGAAAATACAGTTGCCGGTAGAGCGTAAAGGTCAGCCGGTAGCCTCTTCATCTGATAGCGACCGTCATAAACGTAAGCGCAAACGTAAAGATATTCAACCAGGAGCAGGAAACGCTCCACAAGGAGGGCAACAAGGTCAGGGTGGCCAGGGTCAAGGTCAAGGTCATGGCGGACAACGTCAAGGCCAAGGTCAAGGCGGACAGCGTCCGGGCCAGGGTCAGGGTCATGGAGGACAGCGTCCGGGCCAAGGTCAGGGCGGTCAACGTCAAGGACAAGGTCAAGGCGGTCAACGTCAAGGCCAAGGTGGAGAAAGACGTTTTGAAAACAGACCTGGACATCAACGTCCTGATAGCAGAGGCGCACATGCTCGCCCTGAAAAAGAAGAAGTAGATGAGAAAAAAGTTCAAGAGCAAATTAAGCAGACTCTTGCTAAGTTAACGGGAGCCGGTAAGCAAAATAAATTTGCCGCTGGTCGTAAGCACCGTCGTCAGAAACGTGATGATTATGCACAATCTCGTGAAGAGCAAATGATGCAAGATGAACTTGAATCGAAAATATTAAAGGTTACAGAATTCGTAACGGCTAATGAGTTGGCTAATATGATGGATGTACCGGTGACAAAAGTTATTGCAACATGTATGTCGTTAGGTATGTTCGTATCAATTAACCAACGTTTAGATGCTGAGACGTTAACAATCGTAGCTGACGAGTTTGGTTATTCTGTTGAATTTGTTTCTGCAGATGTGCAGGAAGAGATTGAGGAGGATGTTGACGATCCGGCAGATTTAGTAGGCCGCTCGCCAATTGTGACCGTAATGGGTCACGTTGACCACGGTAAAACTTCATTACTTGACTTTATTCGTAAGGCCAATGTAATTGCAGGCGAAGCCGGAGGAATTACCCAGCACATTGGTGCTTATGAAGTGAAGTTGGAGAGTGGCAAGAAAATCACGTTCTTGGATACCCCAGGTCACGAAGCCTTTACGGCCATGCGTGCTCGCGGAGCCAACGTAACCGATATTGCTATTATTGTAATTGCGGCAGATGATGCGGTAATGCCTCAAACCAGGGAAGCAATCAATCATGCAATGGCCGCGAATGTTCCTATTGTTTTTGCATTTAATAAGATAGATAGAGAAGGAGCTAATCCCGACAGAATTCGTGAGCAACTTTCTGCAATGAATATTTTGGTTGAAGAATGGGGAGGTAAATATCAGACTCAGGAAATTTCAGCTAAAAAAGGTTTAAATATCGACCTGCTACTCGAGAAAGTATTGCTTGAAGCAGAAATGTTAGATTTGAAAGCCAATCCGAATCGTAGGGCGGTGGGTACGGTTATTGAAGCGGCCTTAGATAAAGGACGCGGTATCGTTACGACTGTTCTGATTCAAACGGGTACATTAAATGTAGGCGATCCAATTTTGGCAGGCTCTCACTCGGGTAGGGTAAAAGCGATGTTTAATGAAACTGGTGCCAAAATTTCAAAGGCAGGACCGTCAACACCTGTGTTGGTATTGGGTATGCAAGGTGCGCCGCAAGCTGGAGATAAGTTTATTGAAGCTAAAACAGAGCAGGAAGCTAAAGAAATTGCCAATAAGCGTACTCAATTAATGCGTGAGCAAGGTTTACGTACGCAAAAACATATTACTTTGGATGAGATCGGTCGTCGTTTGGCTATCGGTAACTTTAAAGAGCTTAATATCATTGTTAAAGGTGATGTGGATGGTTCGGTTGAGGCTTTATCAGATTCATTGCTGAAACTTTCAACAGAGGAAATCCAGGTTAATATCATTCATAAATCGGTTGGTCAAATCTCTGACTCAGATGTATTGCTTGCTTCGGCTTCTGACGCAATCATCATCGGTTTCCAGGTTCGTCCATCAGCCAGTGCGCGTAAGCTAGCTGAACAAGAGCAGATCGATATCCGCATGTATTCGGTAATTTACAAAGCTATCGAAGAGATTAAGGCGGCAATGGAGGGTATGCTTTCTCCAGAAATTGAAGAGAAGATTGTTGCTAACGTTGAAATTCGTGAAACCTTCAAAATCAGTAAAGTGGGTACAATTGCCGGATGTATGGTACTGGATGGTAAAATTCACCGTAACAACAAGATCAGGATTGTTCGTGATGGCGTAGTTGTTCACAATGGTGAGTTAGACTCTCTAAAACGCTTTAAAGATGACGTTAAAGAGGTTGCAACGGGTTACGAGTGTGGATTGAATATTAAAGGCTTTAATGATATTAAGGTTGGCGATATTGTAGAAGCGTACGAAGAAGTGGAAGTTAAACGTAAACTTTAA
- the nusA gene encoding transcription termination factor NusA, with product MSNINLIDSFQEFKQFKNIDRPTMMSVLEDVFRSMLRRKYGTDENCDVILNTENGDLEIWRTRKVMEDGFSEDDALEVELAEAKLIDPDLEVGDDAIEQITLESFGRRAILAARQTLVSRIMELEKDDIYKKYKDRVGEIVVGEVYQVWKKEILVLDEEGNELLLPKIEQIPADFYKKGDSIRAVVLKVEMINNNPKIIISRTAPAFLQRLFELEVPEIFDGLISIKKIVREPGERAKVAVESFDDRIDPVGACVGMKGSRIHGIVRELRNENIDVINYTNNASLYITRALSPAKITSIKINDDKKHASVYLKPDQVSLAIGKGGHNIKLAGKLTGYDIDVFRDAEDADEEDVDLEEFSDEIDSWVIDELKAIGCDSAKSVLALSVSELVKRTDLEEETVKEVLQILRSEFE from the coding sequence ATGAGCAACATCAATTTGATAGACTCTTTTCAGGAGTTTAAGCAATTCAAGAACATTGACAGACCAACCATGATGAGCGTGCTGGAGGATGTATTCCGTAGCATGTTACGTCGTAAATATGGTACTGACGAAAACTGTGACGTGATCTTGAACACCGAAAACGGTGACCTTGAGATTTGGCGTACCCGCAAAGTGATGGAAGATGGTTTTTCGGAAGACGATGCATTGGAGGTAGAATTAGCCGAAGCCAAGCTCATCGATCCTGATTTGGAAGTGGGAGATGATGCCATTGAACAAATTACGTTGGAAAGCTTTGGTCGTCGAGCCATTTTGGCTGCCCGCCAAACATTGGTTTCGCGTATCATGGAGCTTGAGAAAGACGATATCTATAAAAAATATAAAGATCGTGTAGGCGAGATTGTGGTGGGTGAAGTATACCAGGTATGGAAAAAAGAGATTTTGGTTTTAGATGAAGAAGGTAATGAGCTTTTGTTGCCTAAAATCGAACAAATTCCTGCCGATTTCTACAAAAAAGGCGATAGCATTCGTGCTGTAGTTTTAAAAGTGGAAATGATCAACAACAATCCTAAAATTATTATTTCACGTACCGCTCCTGCGTTCTTGCAACGTTTGTTCGAGCTGGAAGTGCCTGAAATTTTTGATGGTCTGATCAGCATAAAGAAAATCGTTCGTGAGCCTGGAGAGCGTGCTAAAGTGGCTGTTGAGTCATTCGATGACCGCATTGATCCGGTTGGTGCTTGCGTGGGTATGAAAGGGTCTCGTATCCATGGAATTGTACGTGAGTTGCGCAACGAAAATATAGATGTAATTAATTACACTAATAACGCCTCGTTATACATCACACGTGCTTTAAGTCCGGCAAAAATTACATCCATCAAAATTAATGATGATAAAAAGCATGCTTCGGTGTACTTAAAGCCAGATCAGGTTTCTTTAGCAATTGGTAAAGGCGGACATAATATTAAACTTGCCGGTAAATTAACCGGATATGATATTGACGTATTCCGTGATGCTGAAGATGCAGATGAAGAGGATGTGGACTTAGAAGAATTCTCAGACGAAATTGATAGCTGGGTAATTGATGAATTAAAGGCCATCGGTTGTGACAGTGCCAAAAGTGTATTGGCTCTTTCTGTAAGCGAGTTGGTGAAACGTACTGATTTAGAGGAAGAAACAGTTAAGGAAGTATTGCAGATCCTTCGCTCAGAATTTGAATAA